The following coding sequences lie in one Rutidosis leptorrhynchoides isolate AG116_Rl617_1_P2 chromosome 6, CSIRO_AGI_Rlap_v1, whole genome shotgun sequence genomic window:
- the LOC139855448 gene encoding chloroplastic lipocalin-like isoform X1: MTGHHFTTTTVTGKSTIFLLPSHSPPIVRKVANNIRFKCSIELPILSMDVARHVVSGIASSLVLLSSTNQALATELWHNNLCQIASTTSNIPTLPVDEVSNMMMMMKGMTARNFDPVRYSGRWFEVASLKRGFAGQGQEDCHCTQGVYTFDMETPAIQVDTFCVHGGPNGYITGIRGRVQCLSEEDTEKAESDLERREMIREKCYLRFPTLPFIPKEPYDVIDTDYDNFALVSGAKDKSFIQIYSRTPNPGPEFIEKYKLVLADYGYDPTQIKDTPQDCEVSDSRLAAMMSMNGMQQALTNQFPDLELTSAVKFDPFTSVFDTLKKLVQLYFK; this comes from the exons ATGACCGGCCACCACTTTACTACTACTACCGTCACAGGAAAATCAACAATTTTCCTCCTTCCATCACATTCACCCCCAATCGTCAG GAAAGTGGCAAATAATATTAGGTTCAAATGTTCTATTGAGCTACCAATATTAAGCATGGATGTAGCTAGGCATGTTGTATCAGGGATTGCTTCTTCATTGGTACTATTGTCCTCAACAAACCAG GCTTTGGCGACAGAATTATGGCATAATAATTTATGCCAGATTGCAAGTACCACGAGCAATATCCCAACCCTTCCTGTTGACGAAGTTtcaaacatgatgatgatgatgaaagggaTGACAGCACGAAACTTCGACCCCGTAAGATACTCCGGAAGATGGTTCGAAGTTGCTTCACTTAAACGCGGTTTTGCTGGTCAAGGTCAAGAAGATTGCCACTGCACCCAG GGAGTGTATACATTTGATATGGAAACACCAGCAATTCAAGTAGATACTTTTTGTGTTCATGGTGGGCCCAACGGGTATATCACTGGTATACGGGGTCGGGTTCAGTGTCTTTCGGAGGAAGATACCGAGAAAGCGGAATCAGATTTAGAAAGACGAGAGATGATTAGAGAAAAGTGTTATCTCAGGTTTCCTACATTGCCTTTCATTCCGAAAGAACCTTATGATGTAATTGATACCGATTATGACAATTTTGCCCTTGTTTCTGGAGCAAAAGACAAGAGCTTTATTCAG ATATATTCAAGGACACCAAATCCAGGGCCAGAATTTATAGAAAAGTACAAGCTTGTGTTGGCTGATTATGGCTATGATCCAACCCAAATTAAGGACACACCACAAGACTGTGAGGTGTCGGATAGCCGATTAGCTGCAATGATGTCAATGAACGGAATGCAACAAGCACTAACTAATCAGTTCCCTGATCTTGAACTCACGTCTGCTGTTAAGTTCGATCCTTTCACAAGTGTTTTTGACACCTTAAAGAAACTTGTGCAGCTATATTTCAAGTAA
- the LOC139855448 gene encoding chloroplastic lipocalin-like isoform X2, which translates to MDFDTYNLNEMVTSGLRVVVGSVLIVNRVNASSNPYIKALATELWHNNLCQIASTTSNIPTLPVDEVSNMMMMMKGMTARNFDPVRYSGRWFEVASLKRGFAGQGQEDCHCTQGVYTFDMETPAIQVDTFCVHGGPNGYITGIRGRVQCLSEEDTEKAESDLERREMIREKCYLRFPTLPFIPKEPYDVIDTDYDNFALVSGAKDKSFIQIYSRTPNPGPEFIEKYKLVLADYGYDPTQIKDTPQDCEVSDSRLAAMMSMNGMQQALTNQFPDLELTSAVKFDPFTSVFDTLKKLVQLYFK; encoded by the exons ATGGATTTCGACACGTATAATCTAAACGAAATGGTTACTAGTGGCCTTCGAGTGGTTGTAGGTTCGGTGCTCATCGTTAATAGAGTAAATGCGTCTAGTAACCCTTATATAAAG GCTTTGGCGACAGAATTATGGCATAATAATTTATGCCAGATTGCAAGTACCACGAGCAATATCCCAACCCTTCCTGTTGACGAAGTTtcaaacatgatgatgatgatgaaagggaTGACAGCACGAAACTTCGACCCCGTAAGATACTCCGGAAGATGGTTCGAAGTTGCTTCACTTAAACGCGGTTTTGCTGGTCAAGGTCAAGAAGATTGCCACTGCACCCAG GGAGTGTATACATTTGATATGGAAACACCAGCAATTCAAGTAGATACTTTTTGTGTTCATGGTGGGCCCAACGGGTATATCACTGGTATACGGGGTCGGGTTCAGTGTCTTTCGGAGGAAGATACCGAGAAAGCGGAATCAGATTTAGAAAGACGAGAGATGATTAGAGAAAAGTGTTATCTCAGGTTTCCTACATTGCCTTTCATTCCGAAAGAACCTTATGATGTAATTGATACCGATTATGACAATTTTGCCCTTGTTTCTGGAGCAAAAGACAAGAGCTTTATTCAG ATATATTCAAGGACACCAAATCCAGGGCCAGAATTTATAGAAAAGTACAAGCTTGTGTTGGCTGATTATGGCTATGATCCAACCCAAATTAAGGACACACCACAAGACTGTGAGGTGTCGGATAGCCGATTAGCTGCAATGATGTCAATGAACGGAATGCAACAAGCACTAACTAATCAGTTCCCTGATCTTGAACTCACGTCTGCTGTTAAGTTCGATCCTTTCACAAGTGTTTTTGACACCTTAAAGAAACTTGTGCAGCTATATTTCAAGTAA